In Halobacillus amylolyticus, the following proteins share a genomic window:
- a CDS encoding OsmC family protein codes for MEFYIKGEGIRTSFEYGELDISGDEAYGFRPYQLMTSSIAGCSLSVYRKILDKQRIDYEDIIVRADVERNAEEANRIEKISLHFVVKGYRLNQDKLLKNLDISSNNCSMVQSVKDSIEIEETLECIQLSR; via the coding sequence ATGGAATTTTATATTAAAGGAGAAGGGATTCGTACGTCCTTTGAGTATGGAGAGTTAGACATATCAGGTGATGAAGCGTACGGTTTTCGTCCATACCAATTAATGACATCATCAATCGCTGGCTGCAGTTTAAGTGTCTATAGGAAAATCCTTGATAAACAGAGGATCGACTATGAGGATATTATTGTGCGAGCGGATGTGGAACGAAATGCAGAAGAAGCAAATCGCATTGAAAAGATTAGTTTGCACTTTGTTGTCAAGGGCTACCGTTTAAACCAGGATAAGCTGCTGAAAAATTTAGATATATCCAGTAATAATTGTTCCATGGTTCAATCCGTTAAAGACAGTATAGAAATAGAAGAAACGCTTGAGTGTATTCAACTAAGCAGGTAA
- a CDS encoding ATP-binding protein, with translation MTRERYSDHVHSGEMLDILEASGTPACLINVHYQTVALNDEMRKALQLDQTHFSLCEWFSLFRSSNRPDIHQMIYQSSQTEEVDFSVDMRVANEYRIFICKIFHLKNDQRALIFPNSQVHAGNSSSLQGDEELLQKDTDLSAHMTELPSNIAFHQTILTDQLATNQVSPEKELFSQVADHFPHGLAMVNNNWELIYANDKMEKLTGLSYHMNLNKKLWDVVSADDHSDFFQHCLRAMDTQETVELEGDLNKYDLTVKLTILPTTQGLTIIGQDITLYKQQLLALQASEKRFSILANNINDVFWICDTEFQKIHYVSPAFNEMFGMKRREILASWSSLENIVHMNDYNKILSAFSVMKQQKHQVEYRITTTSGEEKWIRTQGFPIISEGNEYIIGTHQDITKYKEMGQLKEKSQQLSTITQMAAGVAHEIKNPLTAIKGFLQIGAVNPDLRDNYYEIILDEVNRIESIVQDFMMLSKPKSSIQLEKIDIEEVVSYVLRLLDPEATGKNVDLSFTCDIVEKSFESEPKRLKQILLNLASNAIDATEEDGDIRVAAYNKGDELVLSVKDDGQGLSDQQLAKLGEPFFTTKEKGTGLGVMVTKKMVTDLNGTIAYQSELGKGTCVTVCLPY, from the coding sequence GTGACTAGAGAGAGGTATTCTGACCATGTTCATAGCGGAGAAATGTTGGACATTCTAGAAGCAAGTGGTACTCCGGCATGTCTGATTAATGTCCATTACCAGACTGTTGCATTAAATGATGAAATGCGTAAAGCGTTGCAGCTTGACCAAACTCACTTTTCTTTATGTGAATGGTTTTCTTTGTTCCGCAGTTCAAATCGTCCGGACATCCATCAAATGATTTATCAGTCTTCTCAAACGGAAGAGGTAGATTTTTCAGTTGATATGAGAGTTGCAAATGAGTATCGTATCTTTATTTGCAAGATCTTCCATTTGAAAAACGACCAAAGAGCACTAATCTTTCCTAATTCACAAGTACATGCAGGTAACTCTTCCTCATTACAAGGCGATGAAGAGCTATTACAAAAAGATACTGATTTATCCGCCCACATGACAGAACTCCCGTCAAATATAGCTTTTCATCAAACAATTCTTACCGACCAGCTGGCGACTAATCAAGTTTCGCCTGAAAAAGAGTTATTTTCTCAAGTGGCCGATCACTTTCCACACGGATTAGCTATGGTGAATAACAATTGGGAACTGATCTATGCGAACGATAAAATGGAGAAATTAACCGGGCTTTCCTATCATATGAACCTGAATAAGAAGTTGTGGGATGTAGTTTCCGCAGATGATCATTCTGACTTTTTTCAACATTGCTTAAGGGCAATGGATACTCAGGAAACCGTAGAATTGGAAGGTGACCTAAATAAATATGACCTTACAGTAAAATTGACTATTCTACCTACTACGCAGGGCCTTACGATAATTGGACAAGATATTACATTGTATAAACAGCAGCTTCTAGCCCTACAAGCATCAGAGAAACGGTTCTCTATATTGGCAAATAATATTAATGATGTATTCTGGATATGTGACACTGAATTTCAAAAAATTCATTATGTTAGTCCAGCTTTTAACGAGATGTTCGGCATGAAAAGAAGAGAAATACTTGCTAGTTGGTCTTCTTTAGAAAACATTGTTCATATGAACGATTATAACAAGATCCTTAGCGCTTTCTCAGTGATGAAACAACAAAAGCACCAGGTAGAATATCGAATAACAACGACTTCAGGGGAAGAAAAGTGGATTCGAACCCAAGGCTTTCCTATTATAAGTGAGGGGAACGAATATATTATTGGAACCCATCAGGATATAACAAAATATAAAGAAATGGGGCAACTGAAGGAGAAATCACAGCAGTTATCTACGATCACTCAAATGGCTGCAGGTGTGGCTCATGAAATCAAGAATCCACTTACGGCAATTAAAGGGTTTTTACAGATAGGTGCTGTCAATCCAGATTTGCGTGATAATTATTATGAGATCATATTGGATGAAGTGAATCGTATTGAATCGATAGTCCAGGATTTCATGATGCTGTCTAAACCGAAGTCTTCCATCCAATTAGAGAAGATTGACATTGAAGAGGTAGTATCCTATGTTCTTAGGTTACTGGACCCAGAGGCAACGGGAAAAAATGTCGATTTATCCTTTACATGTGATATTGTGGAGAAATCTTTCGAGTCAGAGCCTAAAAGGTTAAAACAGATATTATTGAATCTAGCAAGTAATGCTATTGATGCGACAGAGGAAGATGGAGATATACGGGTTGCTGCTTATAATAAAGGCGATGAACTTGTCCTATCAGTTAAGGATGATGGGCAGGGGCTGAGTGATCAACAGCTAGCAAAGTTAGGTGAGCCGTTTTTTACCACGAAGGAAAAAGGAACAGGCCTTGGTGTGATGGTGACAAAGAAAATGGTGACTGATTTAAATGGAACCATTGCATACCAGAGTGAACTTGGTAAAGGTACATGTGTCACGGTTTGCCTGCCATATTAA
- a CDS encoding YitT family protein, with protein MQKKILSFLLMNLGSLGVAINVHFFLSPNDLATGGVSGLSIVLNKVFPDLSLGLIMILLNIVLFIVGFIFLGFQFGAKTIYASFALSFMVWGLEAFFPMQQPLSDDLLIQLIIGQIIAASGMAIVFHQGASTGGTDIFAMILNKYFSIDVGKGVLFSDIAIAVSSIFIFGPTTGMYAFFGVILNGLVIDYALQQFDNNKEIVIISKETEQVRNFIVHGLGRGATIHYARGAFNQEDKEVITTIMNRKDFTRLKKYMTRIDERAFITVHSMNEILGQNFKRLA; from the coding sequence ATGCAGAAAAAAATACTTTCTTTTTTGCTCATGAACCTTGGGTCATTAGGAGTAGCAATAAATGTTCACTTTTTCCTTTCACCAAACGACTTGGCTACTGGTGGAGTCAGTGGATTATCCATTGTTTTAAATAAAGTATTTCCAGATCTATCTCTTGGGTTAATCATGATCCTGTTAAATATTGTACTGTTTATTGTTGGTTTTATCTTTTTAGGCTTTCAATTTGGCGCTAAAACCATTTACGCAAGTTTTGCATTATCCTTTATGGTGTGGGGTCTTGAGGCCTTCTTCCCGATGCAGCAGCCGTTAAGTGATGATTTGCTGATCCAGTTGATCATTGGACAAATTATAGCAGCTTCTGGCATGGCTATTGTCTTTCATCAAGGAGCCTCTACAGGTGGAACTGACATTTTTGCTATGATTCTTAATAAGTATTTTTCTATCGATGTAGGAAAGGGTGTACTATTCTCTGATATAGCAATAGCTGTTTCTTCCATTTTTATTTTCGGTCCCACTACCGGAATGTACGCATTCTTTGGGGTGATTTTGAATGGATTGGTGATTGATTATGCTCTGCAGCAGTTTGATAATAACAAAGAAATTGTGATTATCAGCAAGGAAACTGAACAAGTCCGAAACTTTATTGTTCATGGTTTGGGTCGTGGTGCCACGATTCATTATGCTAGAGGTGCTTTTAATCAAGAGGATAAAGAGGTCATTACTACCATTATGAACCGGAAAGATTTTACTAGACTAAAGAAGTATATGACAAGGATAGATGAGAGAGCATTCATAACTGTTCACTCTATGAATGAAATTTTGGGTCAAAACTTTAAACGTTTAGCATAA
- the pdaA gene encoding delta-lactam-biosynthetic de-N-acetylase, with product MPRRLFTLFIAFTLLTMPITTVFAEGWGYKKSKDGKIPEVGSYGPLIEKYDGFYVDHSDEKMIYLTFDNGYEQGHTAKVLDILKEQQVPAAFFVTGHYINSAPELVQRMANEGHIIGNHSWSHPDFTELSKQEMKKELSKVEEAVQELTDQDTMTYVRPPKGKFNEQTLKWARELGYIHAFWSIAFVDWETDKQKGWEYAYQSILGQIHPGAVVLLHTVSKDNADALNELIVQLRKRGYHFGSLNDLMMKKLLPFPITGL from the coding sequence ATGCCGCGACGACTATTTACCTTGTTTATAGCTTTTACATTACTTACGATGCCGATAACTACAGTTTTTGCTGAAGGCTGGGGTTATAAAAAGAGTAAGGATGGAAAGATTCCTGAAGTAGGAAGTTATGGTCCATTAATTGAGAAGTATGATGGTTTTTACGTTGATCATTCAGATGAAAAAATGATCTATTTAACCTTTGATAACGGGTACGAACAAGGGCATACAGCGAAAGTGCTCGACATATTAAAGGAGCAACAAGTTCCTGCTGCATTTTTCGTAACAGGTCACTATATCAATAGTGCCCCAGAGTTGGTGCAAAGAATGGCTAACGAAGGCCATATTATTGGGAACCATTCCTGGAGCCATCCGGATTTTACCGAGTTATCTAAACAAGAAATGAAGAAGGAACTCTCTAAGGTGGAGGAGGCTGTTCAGGAATTGACAGATCAAGACACGATGACATATGTGCGCCCGCCAAAAGGTAAGTTTAATGAGCAAACATTAAAGTGGGCGAGAGAGCTAGGCTATATTCACGCCTTTTGGTCGATTGCATTTGTAGATTGGGAAACAGACAAACAAAAAGGCTGGGAATATGCTTATCAAAGTATACTAGGTCAAATCCACCCGGGAGCAGTTGTATTATTACACACGGTTTCAAAAGATAACGCAGATGCATTAAACGAGTTGATCGTGCAATTGCGAAAGAGAGGGTATCACTTTGGAAGCTTAAACGACTTAATGATGAAAAAACTTTTGCCATTTCCCATCACTGGTCTATAG
- a CDS encoding DNA-3-methyladenine glycosylase family protein yields MWKIEVEAVSTYDFDYTLARWSMDPLTSLNRKERWVNVPVKLGDRPYVVRVIGHGTVESPVFEIRGESEENKEELIEHIYKLFRWDRDLDEIHRHFLNTSLKSLFNNYPGTPIVKDFHLYDCLMKVIIHQQLNIKFAHILTKRFVEQFGFQRDGVWFYPQPEVIAELDYNQLRELQFSQRKAEYVIDTSRLITRGELDLQGLAEQSNEEVMKKLVKIRGIGPWTAENWLMFGVGREDLFPRADIGIQNALKRYFELDNKPDYEQMDQQSVGWEPLRSYASLTLWRSIEG; encoded by the coding sequence ATGTGGAAAATAGAAGTTGAAGCAGTTAGTACATATGATTTTGATTATACATTAGCGAGATGGTCTATGGACCCGTTAACATCTTTGAATAGAAAAGAAAGATGGGTGAATGTACCTGTTAAATTAGGTGATCGGCCATATGTAGTCCGTGTGATCGGTCATGGAACAGTCGAAAGTCCTGTGTTTGAAATCCGAGGGGAGAGTGAAGAGAACAAGGAGGAATTAATCGAACACATTTATAAATTATTTCGGTGGGATCGTGATTTGGACGAGATACATAGGCACTTTTTAAATACAAGCCTAAAAAGCTTATTTAATAACTATCCTGGGACCCCTATTGTAAAAGATTTTCACTTATATGATTGTTTAATGAAGGTGATTATCCATCAGCAATTAAATATCAAGTTTGCCCATATACTAACAAAAAGGTTCGTTGAGCAATTTGGGTTTCAAAGGGACGGTGTATGGTTTTATCCACAGCCAGAAGTCATTGCTGAATTAGATTATAACCAGCTAAGAGAATTGCAGTTTAGTCAAAGAAAAGCGGAATATGTTATAGATACGTCACGCCTAATTACCAGGGGAGAGTTAGATTTGCAGGGCCTAGCTGAACAGTCGAACGAGGAGGTAATGAAAAAACTTGTAAAAATTCGAGGCATTGGCCCATGGACGGCAGAAAATTGGTTGATGTTCGGGGTTGGGAGAGAAGATTTATTTCCTAGGGCTGATATAGGTATTCAAAACGCATTAAAACGTTATTTTGAGCTTGATAATAAGCCTGATTACGAACAAATGGATCAACAAAGTGTGGGCTGGGAACCTCTTAGAAGCTATGCTTCACTAACACTTTGGCGAAGTATTGAAGGATAA
- a CDS encoding mechanosensitive ion channel family protein: protein MELFGTNILELITNSTTITIIVCAIILFIAVIIIRKVIRSFFSRTSFIEERKEQTLEAMINSIISYIALISFIIVVLSQLGVDIGRILAGAGIIGVIIGFGAQSLIKDFFAGLFLLYEEQLHKGDYITLNNMHHGTVEDIGLRFLKIREWSGKLLTISNGQIHTIENYNFEYMRVIENVTTNFREDPRTVFNALEKTCERLNEELAIYLKRDLTRKTIEPFQVYGMTSLNDHYHGYQYTITGVVEDLVYWTASKETRRIIAETMYDHNIAMAEQRVQVQSYTTKEE from the coding sequence GTGGAACTATTCGGAACTAATATTTTGGAACTCATCACAAATAGCACAACCATTACCATTATTGTCTGTGCCATCATCCTATTTATTGCTGTGATTATTATCCGAAAAGTCATTCGCTCGTTCTTTTCGCGTACTTCCTTTATTGAAGAACGGAAAGAGCAGACGCTTGAAGCAATGATCAATTCGATTATTAGTTATATCGCCTTGATTAGTTTTATCATCGTTGTATTATCGCAACTTGGAGTTGACATTGGGAGAATCCTTGCCGGTGCTGGAATTATTGGGGTTATTATTGGCTTTGGTGCTCAAAGCTTGATAAAGGACTTCTTTGCAGGACTTTTCCTCTTATACGAGGAACAACTGCATAAAGGCGACTATATCACACTAAACAACATGCATCACGGTACCGTTGAAGATATCGGGCTTCGTTTTCTCAAAATTAGGGAATGGAGTGGAAAGCTGTTAACGATAAGCAATGGACAAATCCATACGATAGAAAATTATAACTTCGAATATATGCGTGTAATCGAGAATGTCACGACAAATTTTCGTGAAGACCCAAGAACAGTTTTTAATGCGTTAGAGAAAACCTGTGAACGCTTAAATGAAGAGCTGGCCATATACCTAAAAAGAGATCTCACTAGAAAAACGATCGAGCCCTTCCAGGTGTATGGGATGACTTCATTAAACGATCACTATCATGGTTATCAATATACAATAACAGGTGTTGTTGAAGACCTTGTTTACTGGACGGCATCGAAAGAAACGCGCCGTATCATAGCCGAGACAATGTACGATCATAACATTGCCATGGCGGAACAGCGCGTTCAAGTGCAGTCTTATACCACTAAAGAGGAGTAA
- a CDS encoding Na+/H+ antiporter family protein, with translation MALAVIVSVLALTILSLVRVNVIIAILAAGLIAGLMNGESLVSSLEVLVSGMGDQAGVALSYILLGAFAVAISYSGITSMLVGYLLRVLKDMRTFTVLVIAGIASLSQNVIPVHIAFIPILIPPLLHMFDRMQIDRRAVATALTFGLKAPYIMIPIGFGYIFHQTIQQAMESNGVSITINTIAKSLFIPGLGMVVGLLFAVFITYRKNKRPLPTEEHEEKTDQLLQKFTAERFSRKHGLTLVAIIVTLFIQAYWKDLVLAALAGLTLMFIFKVVPFRKGDRVVTEGIAMMGTIAFVMLVAAGYANVLTQTESVSALVDASSNYLGDNKALIAFVLLLVGLVVTIGIGSSFATVPILAALFVPICISAGFSTMAIAALIGTAGALGDAGSPASDSTLGPTSGLNADGKHNHIWDTCVPTFLHFNIPLFIFGWVASLVL, from the coding sequence ATGGCATTAGCTGTTATTGTATCTGTACTCGCTCTAACCATCTTAAGTTTAGTTCGAGTCAATGTGATCATCGCCATTCTTGCAGCGGGTCTTATAGCTGGATTAATGAATGGTGAATCTTTAGTTAGTTCTTTAGAAGTACTTGTAAGCGGTATGGGGGACCAGGCAGGCGTGGCTTTAAGCTATATTCTGCTTGGAGCATTTGCTGTAGCTATCAGCTACTCAGGAATTACCAGCATGTTAGTCGGCTATTTGCTGCGTGTACTTAAGGACATGCGCACGTTTACAGTATTGGTTATTGCAGGAATAGCAAGTTTATCACAAAATGTTATCCCTGTTCATATTGCTTTTATTCCTATATTAATACCGCCTTTACTCCATATGTTTGATCGTATGCAGATTGACCGGCGAGCGGTTGCTACTGCCCTTACATTTGGGCTTAAAGCTCCGTACATTATGATTCCGATTGGTTTTGGTTATATTTTTCACCAAACAATTCAACAGGCAATGGAATCAAATGGAGTGTCCATCACCATTAATACGATCGCCAAATCCTTGTTCATCCCTGGTTTAGGAATGGTTGTTGGTTTGTTATTTGCTGTATTTATTACGTATCGTAAAAACAAAAGACCATTACCAACGGAGGAACATGAAGAGAAAACCGACCAGCTCTTGCAAAAATTCACAGCCGAACGTTTTAGCAGGAAACATGGTTTGACCCTTGTTGCCATTATTGTAACTTTATTTATTCAAGCCTACTGGAAAGACCTTGTCCTGGCGGCGCTAGCTGGATTAACACTGATGTTTATTTTTAAGGTGGTACCGTTTAGAAAAGGTGATCGTGTCGTTACAGAGGGGATCGCCATGATGGGAACCATTGCTTTTGTTATGCTTGTAGCAGCGGGCTACGCCAATGTATTAACTCAAACCGAGTCAGTTTCTGCACTGGTCGATGCAAGTTCAAATTACTTAGGGGATAATAAAGCGTTGATCGCCTTTGTCTTATTACTTGTCGGTCTGGTCGTGACAATTGGAATTGGTTCTTCTTTTGCAACTGTACCTATTCTTGCAGCTTTATTTGTACCTATTTGCATTAGCGCAGGCTTTTCAACAATGGCCATAGCTGCCTTAATTGGAACCGCTGGTGCACTTGGTGATGCAGGTTCACCTGCTTCAGACAGCACACTTGGGCCAACATCAGGGTTAAATGCAGATGGTAAGCACAATCACATATGGGATACGTGTGTGCCAACCTTTCTTCATTTTAATATTCCGTTATTTATTTTTGGATGGGTTGCTTCATTGGTGCTTTAA
- a CDS encoding YczE/YyaS/YitT family protein — MKVFLIKMFFYIAGLIIISLGITLTIKAELGAGAWDAMNVGLTETIGLTVGNWVIIIGAILIVTNSLIAKERPDLLAVITILVIGKMIDFWLITGFRHVTFTGFLTQFAVLITGVLVIAIGVSLYLQPKYSLNPIDGFMVALQKRFGFSLTTAKTMTEAFALILALGLGGPIGLGTVIILVLIGPTIQFFDPKAKRVMEKMIS, encoded by the coding sequence ATGAAGGTTTTTCTCATTAAGATGTTTTTTTATATAGCTGGCTTAATTATTATCTCACTTGGAATTACCTTAACGATTAAGGCAGAACTTGGGGCAGGAGCATGGGATGCGATGAATGTTGGGTTAACAGAGACCATCGGATTAACTGTTGGTAACTGGGTGATTATTATCGGAGCGATTTTAATCGTTACGAATTCATTGATCGCAAAAGAACGACCAGACCTGTTAGCGGTAATTACCATTTTAGTGATCGGAAAAATGATCGATTTCTGGCTGATTACCGGCTTTAGACACGTGACGTTTACTGGATTTCTCACACAGTTCGCTGTCTTAATCACAGGTGTACTCGTGATTGCTATTGGTGTTTCCTTGTATTTACAGCCAAAATATTCACTAAATCCCATTGATGGCTTTATGGTGGCATTGCAGAAAAGATTTGGCTTTTCATTAACAACCGCAAAAACAATGACAGAGGCATTTGCATTGATTCTAGCCCTTGGATTAGGCGGCCCCATTGGCCTTGGCACAGTTATTATCCTTGTATTAATCGGACCAACGATTCAATTTTTTGATCCAAAGGCGAAGCGAGTCATGGAGAAAATGATTTCATAA
- a CDS encoding SE1561 family protein — protein MSQQEKLSDLKGRLSAFMNRVDKMDPEETSIEDIDQLIKMLEELEQKI, from the coding sequence ATGTCACAACAAGAGAAATTGAGTGATCTTAAAGGACGCTTATCTGCCTTTATGAATCGTGTCGATAAGATGGATCCAGAAGAAACATCGATAGAGGATATTGATCAGCTTATTAAAATGCTTGAAGAGCTTGAGCAAAAGATCTAA
- the mbcS gene encoding acyl-CoA synthetase MbcS, translated as MNQDQLIAPDQYNIVTEMERFAQETDRKALLWLNESGEREEITYQTLIKNANKIGNAFLEGGLKKGDKVLVMIPRLISAYQVYVAALKIGVVLIPSSEMLRAKDLAYRLSHGEVSAVVSHHPFTEQFDGVKEMENVKAFTSGGSKEGWLSLDDLMEEQNDSLEVADTHRDDMAFLSYTSGTTGNPKGVVHTHGWGFAHLKTAAYEWLAIKDGDTVWATAGPGWQKWVWSPFLSVLGTGARGLVYQGKFDPNTYLSMLDQHDVNVLCCTPTEYRLMAKVNNLDEYSLKYLHSAVSAGEPLNREVIDTFQDHFNITVRDGYGQTENTLLVGIMKDMEVRPGSMGRPTPGNLVDIIDEVGQPVEAGQVGDIAVHLNTPALFKEYYKDAERTKIAQRGNYYVTGDQARKDKDGYFWFEGRSDDIIISSGYTIGPFEVEDALVKHTAVQECAVVASPDEVRGNIVKAFIILQDGYEGTESLIKDLQDHVKQLTAPYKYPRKIEFVEELPKTTSGKIRRIELRKQEQPN; from the coding sequence ATGAATCAAGATCAATTAATCGCACCAGATCAATACAACATCGTTACGGAAATGGAAAGGTTTGCCCAAGAAACTGATCGTAAAGCGCTGCTATGGCTTAACGAATCAGGTGAGCGTGAAGAGATTACATACCAAACGTTGATAAAGAATGCAAATAAAATTGGAAACGCTTTCCTTGAGGGAGGTTTGAAAAAGGGAGATAAGGTTCTCGTTATGATACCAAGGCTGATTTCAGCCTATCAAGTGTATGTAGCAGCTTTGAAGATTGGAGTTGTCCTGATCCCTAGTTCTGAAATGCTGCGAGCTAAGGACTTGGCTTACCGTCTATCTCACGGAGAGGTAAGTGCTGTTGTCAGCCATCACCCTTTTACGGAACAGTTTGATGGCGTAAAGGAAATGGAGAATGTGAAGGCATTTACAAGTGGCGGTTCTAAAGAAGGTTGGTTGAGCTTGGACGATTTAATGGAGGAGCAGAATGATTCCCTTGAAGTGGCAGATACACATCGGGATGATATGGCCTTTCTCTCCTACACTTCTGGGACAACCGGGAATCCAAAGGGTGTCGTTCATACACACGGTTGGGGATTTGCTCATTTGAAGACCGCTGCGTATGAATGGTTAGCCATTAAAGATGGTGACACAGTGTGGGCAACAGCTGGTCCAGGGTGGCAAAAGTGGGTATGGAGCCCGTTTCTCTCTGTTTTAGGAACAGGGGCGAGAGGACTGGTGTATCAAGGTAAATTTGATCCTAACACATATTTAAGCATGCTCGACCAACACGATGTTAACGTTTTGTGCTGTACGCCGACAGAATACCGGTTAATGGCGAAGGTAAATAATCTAGATGAGTACAGCCTCAAGTATTTGCATAGTGCTGTTTCAGCAGGTGAACCTTTGAATAGAGAAGTCATTGATACGTTTCAAGATCACTTTAATATCACTGTTCGAGACGGTTATGGTCAAACAGAAAATACACTTCTTGTCGGTATTATGAAGGATATGGAAGTCCGTCCTGGTTCAATGGGGCGTCCTACTCCAGGGAACCTCGTTGACATTATTGATGAGGTGGGGCAACCAGTTGAAGCTGGTCAAGTAGGAGATATAGCTGTTCATCTAAATACTCCTGCTTTATTTAAAGAATATTATAAAGACGCAGAACGTACGAAAATAGCACAAAGAGGAAATTATTATGTTACAGGTGACCAGGCAAGGAAAGATAAGGATGGGTATTTTTGGTTTGAAGGGCGAAGTGATGATATTATTATTAGTTCTGGATATACCATTGGTCCGTTTGAGGTGGAAGATGCACTTGTTAAGCACACCGCTGTCCAAGAATGTGCTGTCGTCGCAAGCCCCGATGAAGTTCGCGGTAACATCGTGAAGGCATTTATTATTTTACAAGACGGTTATGAAGGGACAGAGTCGCTCATTAAAGATCTCCAAGACCATGTCAAACAATTAACAGCCCCCTATAAGTATCCGAGAAAAATCGAATTTGTTGAAGAACTGCCAAAAACGACTTCTGGCAAAATTAGACGAATTGAACTTAGAAAGCAGGAACAACCCAATTGA
- a CDS encoding YfkD famly protein has product MKFKWLGLIVLIGFISLIPTPLDTQAKDKENGKNSTIPNHVLNISKDNTYPNSTDDQEVLEAEELTDELMEESELRITNPQLIEILNETTLKPSPFALGYRAEIFLGRWPLAYESKESNINWEYQEINVNELDNHGGNQPEKMSYEQKEEKHIKGGLTSKISHSEQMMKLILLEAQKNTKLPLSFHTVIGAGTKQKNTYSVPVNKTGILHAYAPAINEKGEVAFGDVYIKLKGSKKSLEVKNVTRQGIGAWIPIQDHVGFSFELK; this is encoded by the coding sequence ATGAAATTTAAGTGGCTGGGACTTATCGTTCTTATTGGCTTTATCTCTTTGATTCCCACCCCCCTAGATACACAAGCTAAGGATAAGGAAAACGGTAAGAACTCAACTATACCAAACCATGTTCTAAACATTTCGAAAGATAATACGTATCCTAATTCAACCGATGATCAGGAAGTATTAGAGGCTGAAGAATTAACAGATGAGTTGATGGAAGAATCAGAATTGCGTATTACAAATCCGCAATTAATCGAAATTTTAAATGAAACAACGCTCAAGCCTTCCCCTTTTGCGTTAGGTTACCGGGCTGAAATTTTCTTAGGAAGATGGCCTTTAGCCTACGAGTCAAAAGAATCAAACATTAATTGGGAGTATCAAGAGATTAATGTGAATGAACTAGACAATCACGGTGGCAATCAGCCTGAGAAAATGAGCTATGAGCAAAAGGAAGAAAAGCATATTAAAGGTGGATTGACATCAAAAATCAGCCATAGTGAGCAAATGATGAAGCTCATTTTATTGGAAGCCCAGAAAAACACGAAGCTTCCGTTGTCTTTTCATACAGTAATTGGAGCCGGTACAAAGCAGAAGAATACTTACTCTGTACCAGTAAATAAAACAGGGATTCTCCATGCTTACGCCCCTGCTATTAACGAAAAAGGTGAAGTGGCCTTTGGCGACGTTTATATAAAGCTGAAAGGCTCGAAGAAGAGTTTGGAAGTAAAAAACGTCACAAGACAAGGAATTGGGGCCTGGATCCCAATTCAAGATCATGTCGGCTTTTCATTTGAACTAAAGTAA